Within the Onychostoma macrolepis isolate SWU-2019 chromosome 14, ASM1243209v1, whole genome shotgun sequence genome, the region ACGACGAGAGAGAAAGGACTGGAGACTTTAAGGGTGTGATGCTTCAAGACCtttagttaaaaacacattatgcTGCATTGtgaatatatgtgtgtgacaGTGTTTTAGAGCGCTACTGATTTTTGAATTCTCTATCTCAATCAGGTTCAACCTACCTTTTCAAAGGCAATTCCTACTGGAAATTTACTCACCCAGGCTCCGCCCCTGCAGAAGGATACCCTCGGCTTCTGGCCACTGATTGGTTGGACTGCCCTCAGCCGTCCTCTTACAGCCCTGGCGACATCTCTTTGATCTCTCACTATGGTCAGCAGGAGCTTCGTGAGCAGAAAGGGCAAAGAATAATCGACCAGATCATTCACAAAGAAAAAACCGAAAGAGATAACCCTCTTCGCTGGGACTGTCCATGTCTAAACAGTGCAGTGACTCAAAGTGGACCTATTTTACTACTGCCCATTTTATTTCTGATCACTGGGGCTTGTTAATATTTTCCACATCCAAATTTACACAGTCATACATAccccaaaataaagttttccTTGACTTCCAATCTCTAACCAAAGGAAGTGACTAAAATAGTTAGTAAGAAGATTTATAACAACCATTATACTGAGATTAAATTCTAAGATTAAAAAAACTTCATAGTGTTGTTACATGCAGTTTTACCAAACAACTGACTTTCTATCTCTGTTAATTCCTGTTTTAGTTGCTAAAACCCCTTTTAATGCTatctttcatatcaaaagtCATGCGGTACATCAACAAATGAACCGATGttaatgatttacagttcagagtCTGTCAGCTCACTAAAGATTATGGAGACCTCAAATAATATTGTGCTATAATTTAGATGTGTAATGATATATTCATACAGTATTTTGATTATGACGATGCAGAGAGCAAATCTcataaaataatgtgatttattcatagttttatttgcttttttcaAATAACGTACTACCGGGCAGATGGAAGGATCTGTAAAGATCAGTAAAGTGTCATTTACAGAACAAACTCTAtcgtaattaaataaaaatgaaaatgctgtgtacatttgatttaatatattttatggatactattattattaatatattttataaataacatttttgtttatcaattttctctatttttatttttttttaaatgtacttaaagATTGTaccaataaaaagaaaaataagaacattattttatttcacaattactTGCATATTGTGTCACCTCAGGAATTACCTGATCCCTAAAGTCCACAATTTTCCCCGTTTAAATCACTTCAAGTTACTGGCACCGGCATCACAAAAAAAAGCAAACTGTTGCATCACTTCTGAACATCCAGATGTTATGTGATAAGCTGTTCTATATAAAGTACTTGATCTCCAGGTGATGCAGCATAATAATCTGAAATCCTCTTCTGAAGTTCTACAATGTATACTTTGGTGGTCTTGACTGCTCTTTTGGGCCTGTTTAGTCTGAGTCAGGCATCTCTGCCAGACTGTAAGGAGCTCATAACACCACTAACCCTGGAGGATGACAAGAAAAGTGTAAGTGcgttattaatatattttagagcaAGTATTCTTTTATAGTATTAACGCTACTGGAGATTATATAAGGATCTTAAATTTCACAACTTCTTTTCTCTTCCAAATAGATCATGGGTAAATGGATCTTCCTTGAAGGCATAGCTGATCACCACTTATTTACAGATAACCTGAAGACTGTGAACAGCTCATGGGTAGAGTTTGGACCAAGCACTCTTGCAAACACTTTAACCCTCAGCCAAGGGAACATGCTGTAAGACTTTCCTGTTTATAACATGTTTTGCTAATCTGAATAAATGTTATGATGATGGCCAGCATTCTGAAtctggtctctctctctcctctcagaAAAGGAAAGTGTGAATTTAGCACCATCAACACAATTTTTAAAGATAATACTTTTTATGCCAATGGTAAGTTAACAAAAGCTTATTTCAGGTAATACTCATGGGTACTGAGCACTAATGAATGTTATGCTGGTGTTTGATCCACAGAGAATGACACAATATCAGAGGGCAAGTTCCTGCCATCCTGTCCTGACTGTACCACCATAAGCTTCATCAGCCAATTCAAAAATGAGACCATAAAGTCTCTGTACTTTTTCAGTAAGTCACAAAATCCATAGATTACATGTTAAAAGTATGTATTCCAAGACATTCATTTTTTGTCGTCTTTGCTcccgcagagagagagagcaactCAACTCAGTCTGACATGGACACCTACTGGAAGCAAGCCGAGTGTCTTGGATTCAAAAGAGAAACCCAGTACTCCTATGATGGAGTAACAGGTCAGTTTGAGTTTCAAGTTCTTGTAGTTTTCAATGAAAGCAACAGTTATTAGTAGTGATTTTGAGAAAACAGCTCCTGGTCTTGTGAGAATCAATATCACACATGTATAAAACATGATTTCAGATACAGCTGTTACAGTTAAATCTGTCAAGAACATGTCCAAGTCATAATTTAACCCCAAAATCAAAAAGAAATCAGAATTAATTGACACTCAATTAATTGCAAAAAGAATGCACAttaagaaaactgaaaaaacttttttttcttcttctgttatTGCAGAACTCTGTGATGTGGTCAAGCACAGCTCATCTGACCAGAATACAAGTTTGGACAAATCAGATCAATAATGCATGCATGAACcatttttatgcaaacaaaattcGTAAGAACCATGACAAGAAAAACAATATGTGAAAGTAAAATTGAATAAAGAATATTTGTTATtcatcattgtgtgtgtgtgtgtacctgttacTTGCTTGAAATATTATCAgataataaaaattatgttgTATGTTCAGTATTTTTTGGGATTGTCCTCATTTCTAAAGGCTCATGGTCATTCTGACAGGTcaaagtccagagttttgccCACTCAATTCATTTCAATTAACTAGAATCTACAGAACCTGTTGCAGCACTTCAGcactttaatgtttttaaaaatatatattttaaaaacattaaattaatggTCATTATCAAATCCAGTCCacatttagcattctgaatttaaactaataaaaacaaatccagccaacatTGAGATCATCAGCATATGCACCGGCCTGAGTGACTTCGCGGGAGAAACAGTGAAGTTCACGCGTCAGGTAAGTTtcactaaataaatgttgttgttttttttagactaaatttaacgGGGaaaaaatcatgcaacatattcGATTTTTTGgagtggacatttagaaagtgttttatgagttgtataTCCGAAGAAAAGTGGATAAGTGTATTTCAAGTTCGGACGTCAGGTAAGTGGCACTTAATACTTAACTTTAGACTGAATAAACGTATATTtaaaaggtgtaaatgttttatttaaaacgtatatatttatacacaaacgtAAAAGTTACatcatatagcctataaaagcATCGAATAAGAGTTGTATGATATGTCTCCCTGATAGCACACATACATCtcggagacgtctatttgacgtctgtatttacatctgcaagacgtattttttagggtgtttgctcatctgcaatacgtctataggatgtttccttttagatgtcaaatagacgtctattagatgtctttaagatgtttatcatttataatgtatgtaaaactgacatctgaaagacatctgtcagacgtttatagacagcagatgctttccagatcaagagatctttaacagacatcttgcagacgttcGTGTGCTATCTGAATTTCAGTGATGTGGTCTTTCACCTCGTTTAATCCATAAAATACTTCATATCAAAAGctgtgttactataatgaaCTTTAGCTCATTCTGGCCTTTTGTAagacatttttttgtgtttccgTGACGTTAAAAGATATGAAGACATCGCACGGTCTTTCttttatccacctttttcttgatgtaaaaatgggcgtggccatttgtaagttctatgggtctagcttctgtctccagctatttttagttgcacaaaacagttcgttttactgcttgatattgaaaatgggtgtgtcttatcatattattttaatgtattatcttaattatgaacacactggtgtgtagtgcaaacagttttaccgtttactgcacgttgttattctccttgttatttacctatagcggctaatggggaagtcgtggcctaatggttagagagtcggactcgtaatccaaaggttgtgagtttgagtctcgggccggcaggaattgtaggtggggggagtgaatgttcagcgctctctccaccctcaataccatgactgaggtgcccttgagcaaggcactgaacccccaactgctccccgggtgccgcagcataaatggctgtccactgctctgggtgtgtgttcacagtgtgtgtgtgttcactgctgtgtgtgtgcacgttggatgggttaaatgcagagcacaaattccgagtatgggtcaccatacttggccgtatgtcacttcactttcactttcactttttaatgaaccggaagtctcaccctataggcttacttccgcgttgaagaaaaaggtggataagcCATTATGCTTAATACGACTAACGTTAACCGAAATCTATGAAACGTGTAACGTTAACTTAATGTAAACCACAGTATTGCGCTCATTTGAAGTTAACATGGGCGTGTTGAATGGGTTCTTGCATGTGTAAACTTTTGCAATTGTCCCGTGAAGTAAAAGACGACATTAAACGTGACTAACAACAAGCCACGGTGAAATGTCGCTTTTTCACTGCGTTTCTGGTCTGTGAAGGCGCTTTGGAAGAGAAGTTAGTcattctgaatgaaaatgaacaactgaatcGTTTCACACGGCCGTTCACAAAGCCTCTCAGTCAGTTCCCTAGGTAGTGAATCACTAGTGCACACGAGTCCCTGCACAGGGAAAGACTTTGGCTCAGTAAACACTGGGACAActgatcaatcaatttgtaaaacgTCACCATTTATCATCAACAGGCAGGAccgttatatttttatattattttatgctatttgAGGTAACTTAGCCCTATGATGTGAAATATACATGTTCTAttacaaatccagtcaacatcaatgctccctgttgtgcaatggaaaaaaaaaaggttgcaacttctttctcatcacaaatttaattaaatgatattgatacattgtaaatgatttaaaaggcatcatttaattttttgaacttaaaatgtacttttctttctccatcagggtgtggccaaaggtttcattggtACTTTGTCATCGttgcaagatttcagatgctacccagtcagttcttccaaggcaccaaacactgGCACGTGACCAGACCActccactgcaactacatactgtgtgtgtactttcaagaataggagtttattgttttcattccaggtaatgtgtgtaaatgttttgagtttttcctacaattataatgtgctttactgttctcagtggcatctacgctaatattagtctgtttcattcttattccgatGTGAATATTGCCACCCAGtacgtatccagatcagatggtcactgcagtcactcagatccagtccgtatccagatcagatggtcactgcagtcactcagatccagtccgtatccagatcagatggtcactgcagtcacccagatccagtccgtatccagatcagatggtggatcagcacctacactgtaaaaagtgataagttgacttaacttaaaaaaattgaggaaacccgttgccttaaaattaagtacataatttgtttttaaaaagttaagtgaacttgacaattcaattaacttatttttttaaattatcatttacttgaaaaaaactgaggaaacccattgccttaaaattaagttaagtcaacttatcactttttacagtgtattggaagagagctgaactggatgatgtcaacactgaatcaccattgaactgactttaactggaataATGGCTTATTGTactcttgcattattgacaaactacactgtaaaaagtgataagttgacttaacttaattttaaggcaatgggtttcctcagtttttttaagtaaatgatcatttaatgaTCAgcattgtcaagttcacttaactttttttttttaattattatttacttaatcattttaaggcaacgggtttcctaaattttttaaagttaagtcaatttatcactttttacagtgtattttcctgtttgactctgtaaagctgctttgacacaatcagtattgtataaagcgctatgtaaataaaggtgacttcactgtaaaaaattgctgtagtttctacagcaaaattttacagaattttactgtttaaacattttacaagatttagctgtaattcgcaatgcattatgggtcaaataaggttttacagttgttaactgtatatttctatgtcaactgtaattaatttacaagaagcaggtgttatcactgtagctcctgctttttacactactttactgtagggtggcattatgggattgtGCGCGCATCGTTCAAATCTGAAATCCAGCCGACTGGAGCAGTGCCAGAACTATTGAAGATTAGAGGCGttattcataattcctggtaaattcacttaagaaatatatccttttatatttatttaagttaatgtataagTTAAATCATGTAACAATAGCCTGCTATCACACATTTAGACAAGCGGCCTTGGTATGTGCAGTAAAATGGAAATTGCTATCATAGCATAGTTAGGCTGAATgctgcatttttctcattttggcagtttaattttcttattgagagCATTTAAAGTCGTGTTTACCCAACTTTTAACGTAATGCCCAGTGTGAACGATTGACATTGTTAACTTCTATCTGTCGAAATAACTGACGaacagcaaaatatgtgaaatttcatttgtttatgtgttcaactgtcccatatTGACCTGACATCTTACTATAATTAgaaacaacatgtaaatgagAATTTGTGTCTACTGCCACTGTAGTTGTACTCGACATTAAAGCTTGTCTGGgacaatttttttgtgaaatacatcTTTAACGTTACATACCGGATTGGACAAGTtagcctgaaaaaa harbors:
- the LOC131553724 gene encoding saxitoxin and tetrodotoxin-binding protein 1-like gives rise to the protein MYTLVVLTALLGLFSLSQASLPDCKELITPLTLEDDKKSIMGKWIFLEGIADHHLFTDNLKTVNSSWVEFGPSTLANTLTLSQGNMLKGKCEFSTINTIFKDNTFYANENDTISEGKFLPSCPDCTTISFISQFKNETIKSLYFFKRESNSTQSDMDTYWKQAECLGFKRETQYSYDGVTELCDVVKHSSSDQNTSLDKSDQ